A single genomic interval of Burkholderia cepacia ATCC 25416 harbors:
- the mug gene encoding G/U mismatch-specific DNA glycosylase yields the protein MADEPPDLIAEHLDVLFCGINPGLTVAETGHHFAGRSNRFWRVIHLAGFTPAEISPQDDRAILGHGCGLTAVVKRPTASADQLSRAEFMAAAAGFEQKVARYRPRFVAFLGKAAYSALSGQREVGWGLQPARMQGASVWVLPNPSGRNLAFGLDDLVDAYRQLRLHAKAGSGLQPERRDAAR from the coding sequence GTGGCTGACGAACCTCCCGACCTCATCGCGGAGCATCTCGACGTGCTGTTCTGCGGGATCAACCCCGGCCTGACCGTGGCCGAGACCGGGCATCACTTCGCCGGGAGGAGCAACCGCTTCTGGCGCGTGATCCATCTCGCGGGCTTCACGCCGGCGGAAATTTCGCCGCAGGACGATCGCGCGATACTCGGCCATGGCTGCGGCCTGACGGCGGTGGTGAAGCGGCCGACAGCAAGTGCCGATCAGCTTTCGCGCGCGGAATTCATGGCCGCGGCCGCGGGGTTCGAGCAAAAGGTGGCGCGTTATCGGCCGCGCTTCGTTGCCTTTCTCGGCAAGGCGGCGTACTCGGCGCTTTCCGGCCAGCGTGAGGTCGGGTGGGGATTGCAGCCGGCCCGCATGCAGGGGGCAAGTGTCTGGGTGCTGCCCAATCCCAGCGGGAGAAATCTCGCGTTCGGCCTCGACGATCTGGTCGATGCCTACCGTCAACTGCGTCTGCACGCGAAGGCCGGTTCCGGTCTTCAACCGGAGAGGCGGGATGCGGCGCGGTGA
- a CDS encoding single-stranded DNA-binding protein, whose product MASVNKVILVGNLGADPEVRYLPSGDAVANIRLATTDRYKDKASGDFKEMTEWHRVAFFGRLAEIVSEYLKKGSSVYIEGRIRTRKWQGQDGQDRYSTEIVADQMQMLGGRGGAGGGGGGGDEGGYGGGYGGGGGGGRGEQMERGGGGGGRAGGAARGGAGGGAQSRPSAPAGGGFDEMDDDIPF is encoded by the coding sequence ATGGCATCCGTCAACAAGGTCATCCTCGTCGGCAATCTCGGCGCCGATCCTGAAGTCCGTTACCTGCCGAGCGGCGACGCGGTTGCGAACATCCGTCTCGCGACGACCGACCGCTACAAGGACAAGGCAAGCGGCGATTTCAAGGAAATGACCGAGTGGCATCGCGTCGCGTTCTTCGGCCGTCTGGCGGAAATCGTCAGCGAATACCTGAAGAAGGGTTCGTCGGTCTATATCGAAGGCCGCATCCGCACGCGCAAGTGGCAGGGCCAGGACGGCCAGGATCGTTACTCGACCGAAATCGTCGCCGACCAGATGCAGATGCTCGGCGGCCGCGGCGGTGCGGGCGGCGGCGGTGGCGGTGGTGACGAAGGCGGTTACGGCGGCGGCTACGGTGGTGGTGGCGGCGGTGGTCGCGGCGAACAGATGGAACGCGGCGGTGGCGGCGGCGGTCGTGCCGGCGGCGCGGCGCGTGGCGGTGCTGGCGGCGGCGCGCAAAGCCGTCCGAGCGCACCGGCAGGCGGCGGCTTCGACGAAATGGACGACGATATCCCGTTCTGA
- a CDS encoding MFS transporter encodes MSNPSATSSRMTAPELRATTSLAAIFALRMLGLFMIMPVFSVYAKTIPGGDNVLLVGIALGAYGVTQSLFYIFYGWASDKFGRKPVIATGLVIFAIGSFVAAFAHDITWIIVGRVIQGMGAVSSAVLAFIADLTSEQNRTKAMAMVGGSIGVSFAVAIVGAPIVFHWVGMSGLFTIVGVLSILAIGVVLWIVPDAAKPVHVPAPFAEVLHNVELLRLNFGVLVLHATQTALFLVVPRLLVDGGLPVAAHWKVYLPVMGLAFVMMVPAIIVAEKRGKMKPVLLGGILAILIGQLLLGSAPHTILIVAAILFIYFLGFNILEASQPSLVSKLAPGSRKGAATGVYNTTQSIGLALGGIVGGWLLKHGGANTVFYTCSGLVAAWLIIAASMKAPPRKA; translated from the coding sequence ATGTCCAATCCGTCTGCCACGTCTTCCCGCATGACTGCGCCCGAATTGCGCGCGACCACGTCGCTCGCGGCGATCTTCGCGCTGCGCATGCTCGGCCTGTTCATGATCATGCCGGTGTTCTCGGTCTACGCGAAAACCATCCCGGGCGGCGACAACGTGCTGCTCGTCGGCATCGCGCTCGGGGCCTACGGCGTCACGCAGTCGCTGTTCTACATCTTCTACGGCTGGGCGTCGGACAAGTTCGGCCGCAAGCCGGTGATCGCCACGGGCCTCGTGATCTTCGCGATCGGCAGCTTCGTCGCCGCGTTCGCGCACGACATCACGTGGATCATCGTCGGCCGCGTGATCCAGGGGATGGGCGCGGTCTCGTCCGCGGTGCTCGCGTTCATCGCCGACCTGACCTCCGAGCAGAACCGCACGAAGGCGATGGCGATGGTCGGCGGCTCGATCGGCGTGTCGTTCGCGGTCGCGATCGTCGGTGCGCCGATCGTGTTCCACTGGGTCGGGATGAGCGGGCTGTTCACGATCGTCGGCGTACTGTCGATCCTCGCGATCGGCGTCGTGCTGTGGATCGTGCCCGACGCGGCGAAGCCCGTGCACGTGCCCGCGCCGTTCGCCGAGGTGCTGCACAACGTCGAACTGCTGCGCCTCAACTTCGGCGTGCTGGTGCTGCACGCGACGCAGACGGCGCTGTTCCTCGTCGTGCCGCGCCTGCTCGTCGACGGCGGCCTGCCGGTCGCCGCGCACTGGAAGGTTTACCTGCCGGTGATGGGGCTCGCGTTCGTGATGATGGTTCCGGCGATCATCGTCGCGGAAAAACGGGGCAAGATGAAGCCGGTGCTGCTCGGCGGCATTCTGGCTATCCTGATCGGTCAATTGCTGCTGGGCAGCGCGCCGCATACCATCCTGATTGTGGCGGCGATTCTGTTCATCTACTTTCTCGGTTTCAACATCCTGGAAGCGTCGCAGCCGTCGCTCGTGTCGAAGCTCGCGCCCGGTTCGCGCAAGGGTGCGGCCACGGGTGTCTACAACACCACGCAGTCGATCGGGCTCGCGCTCGGCGGCATCGTGGGCGGCTGGCTGCTGAAGCACGGGGGCGCCAACACGGTGTTCTACACGTGCTCGGGGCTCGTTGCCGCGTGGCTTATAATCGCGGCCAGCATGAAAGCGCCGCCGCGCAAGGCCTGA
- the uvrA gene encoding excinuclease ABC subunit UvrA: MEQIRIRGARTHNLKNVNLDLPRHKLIVITGLSGSGKSSLAFDTLYAEGQRRYVESLSAYARQFLQLMEKPDVDLIEGLSPAISIEQKATSHNPRSTVGTVTEIHDYLRLLYARVGTPYCPDHDIPLEAQSVSQMVDAALALPEDTKLMILAPVIANRKGEHAELFEDMQAQGFVRFRVRSGGGAANEGVAKIYEVESLPKLKKNDKHTIDVVVDRLKVRPDMKQRLAESFETALRLADGRAIALEMDTDHEHLFSSKFACPICSYSLQELEPRLFSFNNPMGACPECDGLGQITFFDPKRVVAHPSLSLAAGAVKGWDRRNQFYFQMLQSLAAFYEFDIDAAFEDLPEKIRKVLLFGSGKQTIPFSYINERGRTTIREHVFEGIIPNLERRYRETDSVAVREELSKYQNNQPCPSCEGTRLRREARHVRIGTGDHARGIYEISGWPLRDALGYFDGLTLEGAKREIADKVIKEIVARLTFLNNVGLDYLSLERSAETLSGGEAQRIRLASQIGSGLTGVMYVLDEPSIGLHQRDNDRLIATLKHLRDLGNSVIVVEHDEDMIRTADYVVDMGPGAGEHGGVIVAEGTPKQVQSNPQSLTGQYLVGKRTIEYPDERLAPDPERMLRIVDAHGNNLKHVDLELPVGLLTCITGVSGSGKSTLINDTLYHAVARHLYGSSAEPAPHEAIEGLEHFDKVINVDQSPIGRTPRSNPATYTGLFTPIRELFSGVPTSKERGYDPGRFSFNVKGGRCESCQGDGVLKVEMHFLPDVYVPCDVCHGKRYNRETLEVQYKGKNISEVLDMTVEHAYAFFNAVPVIARKLKTLLDVGLGYIRLGQSATTLSGGEAQRVKLSLELSKRDTGRTLYILDEPTTGLHFHDIALLLEVIHRLRDQGNTVVIIEHNLDVIKTADWVIDLGPEGGAGGGQIIAQGTPEQVAKTKASFTGKYLAPLLKRPTRKVAAG; the protein is encoded by the coding sequence ATGGAACAGATCCGTATCCGTGGGGCACGTACCCACAACCTGAAAAACGTCAATCTCGACCTGCCGCGCCACAAGCTGATCGTGATTACCGGGTTGTCCGGGTCGGGCAAGTCGTCGCTCGCGTTCGACACCCTTTATGCCGAGGGCCAGCGCCGCTACGTCGAAAGCCTGTCCGCGTATGCCCGCCAGTTCCTGCAGCTGATGGAGAAACCCGACGTCGACCTGATCGAGGGTCTGTCGCCCGCGATCTCGATCGAGCAGAAGGCGACGTCCCACAACCCGCGTTCGACCGTCGGCACGGTCACGGAAATCCACGACTACCTGCGACTTTTGTACGCACGTGTCGGTACGCCGTACTGCCCCGATCACGACATCCCGCTGGAAGCGCAGAGCGTGTCGCAGATGGTCGACGCGGCGCTCGCGCTGCCCGAGGACACCAAGCTGATGATCCTCGCGCCCGTCATCGCGAACCGCAAGGGCGAGCACGCGGAGCTGTTCGAGGACATGCAGGCGCAGGGTTTCGTGCGCTTTCGCGTGCGCTCGGGCGGCGGCGCCGCGAACGAAGGCGTCGCGAAGATCTACGAGGTCGAGTCGCTGCCGAAGCTGAAGAAGAACGACAAGCACACGATCGACGTCGTCGTCGATCGTCTCAAGGTGCGGCCGGACATGAAGCAGCGCCTCGCCGAATCGTTCGAGACGGCGCTGCGCCTCGCCGACGGCCGCGCGATCGCGCTGGAAATGGATACCGACCACGAGCACCTGTTCAGCTCGAAGTTCGCGTGCCCGATCTGCTCGTACTCGCTGCAGGAGCTCGAGCCGCGCCTGTTCTCGTTCAACAACCCGATGGGCGCGTGCCCGGAATGCGACGGCCTCGGCCAGATCACGTTCTTCGACCCGAAGCGGGTCGTCGCGCACCCGTCGCTGTCGCTCGCGGCCGGTGCCGTGAAGGGCTGGGACCGCCGCAACCAGTTCTACTTCCAGATGCTGCAGAGTCTCGCGGCCTTCTACGAATTCGACATCGACGCCGCGTTCGAGGACCTGCCGGAAAAGATCCGGAAGGTGCTGCTGTTCGGCTCGGGCAAGCAGACGATCCCGTTCTCGTACATCAACGAGCGCGGCCGCACGACGATCCGCGAGCACGTGTTCGAAGGGATCATCCCGAACCTCGAGCGCCGCTACCGCGAGACCGATTCGGTCGCGGTGCGCGAAGAGCTGTCGAAGTACCAGAACAACCAGCCGTGCCCGTCGTGCGAAGGCACGCGCCTGCGCCGCGAGGCGCGCCACGTGCGCATCGGCACCGGCGACCACGCGCGCGGCATCTATGAAATCAGCGGCTGGCCGCTGCGCGACGCGCTCGGCTATTTCGACGGGCTGACGCTCGAAGGCGCGAAACGCGAGATCGCCGACAAGGTGATCAAGGAAATCGTCGCGCGCCTGACGTTCCTGAACAACGTCGGCCTCGACTACCTGTCGCTCGAGCGCAGCGCCGAGACCCTGTCGGGCGGCGAGGCGCAGCGCATCCGGCTCGCGTCGCAGATCGGCTCGGGCCTGACGGGCGTGATGTACGTGCTCGACGAGCCGTCGATCGGCCTGCACCAGCGCGACAACGACCGCCTGATCGCGACGCTCAAGCACCTGCGCGACCTCGGCAACTCGGTGATCGTCGTCGAGCACGACGAGGACATGATCCGCACGGCCGACTACGTCGTCGACATGGGCCCGGGCGCCGGCGAGCACGGCGGCGTGATCGTGGCCGAAGGCACGCCGAAGCAGGTGCAGTCGAACCCGCAGTCGCTCACCGGCCAGTACCTGGTCGGCAAGCGCACGATCGAGTACCCGGACGAGCGGCTCGCGCCCGATCCCGAGCGGATGCTGCGCATCGTCGACGCGCACGGCAACAACCTGAAGCACGTCGATCTCGAGCTGCCGGTCGGCCTGCTGACCTGCATCACCGGCGTGTCGGGCTCCGGCAAGTCGACGCTGATCAACGACACGCTGTATCACGCGGTCGCGCGCCACCTGTACGGCTCGTCGGCCGAACCGGCGCCGCACGAGGCGATCGAGGGCCTCGAGCACTTCGACAAGGTGATCAACGTCGACCAGTCGCCGATCGGCCGCACGCCGCGCTCGAACCCGGCCACCTATACGGGCCTGTTCACGCCGATCCGCGAGCTGTTCTCGGGTGTGCCGACCTCGAAGGAACGCGGCTACGATCCGGGCCGCTTCTCGTTCAACGTGAAGGGCGGCCGCTGCGAGTCGTGCCAGGGCGACGGCGTGCTGAAGGTCGAGATGCACTTCCTGCCGGACGTCTACGTGCCGTGCGACGTGTGCCACGGCAAGCGCTACAACCGCGAAACGCTCGAAGTGCAGTACAAGGGCAAGAACATCAGCGAAGTGCTCGACATGACCGTCGAGCACGCGTATGCGTTCTTCAATGCGGTGCCGGTCATTGCGCGCAAGCTGAAGACGCTGCTCGACGTCGGCCTCGGCTACATCCGCCTCGGCCAGTCGGCCACGACGCTGTCGGGCGGCGAGGCGCAGCGCGTGAAGCTGTCGCTCGAACTCTCCAAGCGCGACACCGGCCGCACGCTGTACATCCTCGACGAGCCGACCACCGGCCTGCACTTCCACGACATCGCGCTGCTGCTGGAAGTGATCCACCGGCTGCGCGACCAGGGCAACACGGTCGTGATCATCGAGCACAACCTCGACGTGATCAAGACGGCCGACTGGGTGATCGACCTCGGCCCCGAAGGCGGCGCCGGCGGCGGCCAGATCATCGCGCAGGGCACGCCCGAGCAAGTCGCGAAGACGAAAGCGAGCTTTACCGGCAAGTACCTCGCGCCGCTGCTCAAGCGCCCGACCCGCAAGGTCGCGGCGGGCTGA
- a CDS encoding AI-2E family transporter, whose amino-acid sequence MEKQPDSSRDTQNREPHLRSVRLTSDFSLPKLSALEIGSYAVAILAMWLVIELKLLGGLLAGLLVYQLIHTIAPVIERHTTSMRARWVAVVLLAIAIVGALTGLTIGIIEHFERTVPNLQSLLDQLMQIVEQTRARTPAWIANLLPVDVEQMKTKAAVLMHSHMDQLQQSGKSVARGFGHVLFGMIIGAMIAIGVEHGKVRRPLSTALVTRVSRFADAFRRIVFAQIKISAINAVFTGIYLLVALPIFHQRLPLSKTLVLVTFIVGLLPVIGNLISNTLIVAVSLSVSMGTAIASLAFLVVIHKLEYFLNAKIIGGQIESRAWELLLAMLIMEAAFGLPGVIAAPIFYAYLKRELYLLRLI is encoded by the coding sequence ATGGAGAAGCAACCAGACTCGTCTCGCGATACGCAGAATCGCGAACCGCACCTGCGCAGCGTGCGGCTGACGAGCGACTTCAGCCTGCCGAAGCTGTCGGCACTCGAGATCGGCAGCTATGCGGTTGCGATCCTCGCGATGTGGCTCGTGATCGAGCTCAAGTTGCTCGGCGGGCTGCTGGCCGGCCTGCTCGTCTACCAGCTGATCCACACGATCGCCCCCGTGATCGAACGTCACACCACGAGCATGCGCGCGCGCTGGGTCGCCGTCGTGCTGCTGGCCATCGCGATCGTCGGCGCGCTGACGGGCCTGACGATCGGCATCATCGAACACTTCGAACGCACGGTGCCGAACCTGCAGAGCCTGCTCGACCAGCTGATGCAGATCGTCGAGCAGACCCGCGCGCGCACGCCGGCCTGGATCGCGAACCTGCTGCCCGTCGACGTCGAGCAGATGAAGACGAAGGCCGCCGTGCTGATGCACTCGCACATGGACCAGCTTCAGCAAAGCGGCAAGAGCGTCGCGCGCGGGTTCGGCCACGTGCTGTTCGGGATGATCATCGGCGCGATGATCGCGATCGGCGTCGAGCACGGCAAGGTGCGCCGGCCGCTGTCCACCGCGCTCGTCACGCGCGTGTCGCGCTTCGCCGACGCATTCCGCCGCATCGTGTTCGCGCAGATCAAGATCTCGGCGATCAACGCGGTGTTCACCGGCATCTACCTGCTCGTCGCGCTGCCGATCTTCCACCAGCGGCTGCCGCTGTCGAAAACGCTCGTGCTCGTCACGTTCATCGTCGGCCTGCTGCCCGTGATCGGCAACCTGATCTCGAACACGCTGATCGTCGCCGTGTCGCTGTCGGTCAGCATGGGCACCGCGATCGCGTCGCTTGCGTTCCTCGTGGTCATCCACAAGCTCGAATACTTCCTGAACGCGAAGATCATCGGCGGCCAGATCGAGTCGCGCGCGTGGGAGCTGCTGCTCGCGATGCTGATCATGGAAGCCGCGTTCGGGCTGCCCGGCGTGATCGCCGCGCCGATCTTCTACGCGTACCTGAAGCGCGAGTTGTACCTGCTGCGGCTGATCTGA
- the purU gene encoding formyltetrahydrofolate deformylase — MPTDHSFILKLSCPDRHGIVHAVSGFLFERSNNILDSAQFGDSRTSEFFMRVHFEQDGGGADVATALDTLRKEFAPLAEQFSMRWELHDAAVKPRVVIMVSKIGHCLNDLLFRYRTGQLPIEIPAIVSNHKEFYQLAASYNIPFHHFPLIGGSSDAAKAAQEARVLEVIDEHQADLVVLARYMQILSPNMCEQLAGRAINIHHSFLPSFKGAKPYYQAFDRGVKLIGATAHYVTTDLDEGPIIEQEVERVDHSMTPDQLTAIGRDVECVTLARAVKWHVEHRIVLNGTKTVVFR; from the coding sequence ATGCCGACCGATCACAGCTTTATCTTGAAACTGTCGTGCCCCGACCGGCACGGCATCGTCCATGCGGTCTCGGGCTTCCTGTTCGAGCGCAGCAACAACATCCTCGATTCGGCGCAGTTCGGCGACAGCCGCACCAGCGAATTCTTCATGCGCGTGCACTTCGAGCAGGACGGCGGCGGCGCGGATGTCGCGACGGCGCTCGACACGCTTCGCAAGGAATTCGCGCCGCTCGCCGAGCAGTTCTCGATGCGCTGGGAACTGCATGACGCGGCCGTGAAGCCGCGCGTCGTGATCATGGTGTCGAAGATCGGCCACTGCCTGAACGACCTGCTGTTCCGCTATCGCACCGGCCAGCTGCCGATCGAGATCCCGGCGATCGTGTCGAACCACAAGGAGTTCTACCAGCTCGCCGCGAGCTACAACATCCCGTTCCATCACTTTCCGCTGATCGGCGGCTCGTCCGATGCCGCGAAGGCCGCGCAGGAAGCGCGCGTGCTGGAAGTGATCGACGAGCACCAGGCCGATCTCGTCGTGCTCGCGCGCTACATGCAGATCCTGTCGCCGAACATGTGCGAACAGCTCGCCGGGCGCGCGATCAACATCCACCATTCGTTCCTGCCGAGCTTCAAGGGGGCGAAGCCTTATTACCAGGCGTTCGATCGCGGCGTGAAGCTGATCGGCGCGACCGCGCACTACGTGACGACCGATCTCGACGAAGGCCCGATCATCGAGCAGGAAGTCGAGCGGGTCGACCACAGCATGACGCCCGACCAGCTGACCGCGATCGGCCGCGACGTCGAGTGCGTGACGCTTGCGCGCGCGGTGAAGTGGCACGTCGAGCACCGGATCGTGCTGAACGGGACGAAGACGGTCGTGTTCCGCTGA
- a CDS encoding NUDIX hydrolase, whose translation MTFPCIAAARRFDPAAHLRFEMAGQAVGWVRRQDVAMLARWPDVFELTDERVVLAARYDSVDARSMALASAIGALAADGAIPGWRDEIYAIRNRFDDPPLAYIERAASRFFGTQTYAVHLNGIVEYAVAPGEPPAAAVPQMWLGRRSETKATDPGMLDNVVAGGIGWGLGVHETLAKECWEEAGIPAELAARAIAGRAVQVLCSLPEGTQSELIFVYDLPLPRDFAPRNQDGEVAEHLLAGVPEVIGWLRAGRATMDASLATLDTLLRHRWIPAADAAGIDALFAPAA comes from the coding sequence ATGACGTTTCCGTGCATTGCGGCCGCGCGCCGTTTCGATCCGGCCGCGCACCTGCGTTTCGAGATGGCCGGCCAGGCGGTCGGCTGGGTGCGCCGCCAGGATGTCGCGATGCTCGCCCGCTGGCCCGACGTGTTCGAACTGACCGACGAGCGCGTCGTGCTGGCGGCGCGCTACGACTCGGTCGACGCACGCAGCATGGCGCTGGCGAGCGCCATCGGCGCGCTCGCGGCCGACGGCGCGATTCCCGGCTGGCGCGACGAGATCTACGCGATCCGCAACCGCTTCGACGATCCGCCGCTCGCGTACATCGAGCGCGCCGCGTCGCGCTTTTTCGGCACGCAGACTTACGCGGTGCATCTGAACGGCATCGTAGAATATGCGGTTGCGCCGGGCGAGCCGCCCGCCGCGGCCGTCCCGCAGATGTGGCTTGGCCGCCGCAGCGAGACCAAGGCAACCGACCCCGGCATGCTCGACAACGTCGTCGCGGGCGGGATCGGCTGGGGCCTGGGCGTTCACGAGACGCTCGCGAAGGAATGCTGGGAAGAAGCCGGCATTCCCGCCGAACTGGCCGCGCGCGCGATCGCGGGCCGCGCGGTGCAGGTGCTGTGCTCGCTGCCGGAAGGCACGCAGTCCGAACTGATCTTCGTGTACGACCTGCCGCTGCCGCGCGACTTCGCGCCGCGCAACCAGGACGGCGAAGTGGCCGAGCACCTGCTGGCCGGCGTGCCCGAGGTGATCGGCTGGCTGCGCGCCGGCCGCGCGACGATGGATGCGAGCCTCGCGACGCTCGACACGCTGCTGCGCCACCGCTGGATCCCGGCGGCCGACGCGGCGGGCATCGACGCCCTGTTCGCACCGGCCGCGTGA
- a CDS encoding LysE family translocator codes for MPNFMLFLATSIAITFAPGPDNLQVLARGISQGRAAGFVAALGFTAGILFHTTLAALGVAAVLRSSPVAFEILKLAGAAYLVWIGIKALRSQGLANAHERPPQPLGTIFRQSVIGNLMNPKVTLFFVVFLPQFVDPHGGQGVTLQMFELGALFMLQTAVVFSLFGVGAGMIGAWLKRRPKAGVWLDRIAGATFIAIGIRVALKD; via the coding sequence ATGCCCAACTTCATGCTGTTTCTCGCCACGTCGATCGCGATTACGTTCGCGCCGGGTCCCGACAACCTGCAGGTGCTCGCACGCGGCATCTCGCAGGGCCGCGCGGCCGGTTTCGTCGCCGCGCTCGGCTTCACCGCCGGGATCCTGTTCCACACGACGCTCGCGGCGCTCGGCGTCGCGGCCGTGCTGCGTTCGTCGCCGGTCGCGTTCGAGATCCTGAAGCTCGCGGGCGCCGCGTATCTCGTGTGGATCGGCATCAAGGCGCTGCGCAGCCAGGGCCTCGCGAACGCGCACGAGCGCCCGCCGCAGCCGCTCGGCACGATCTTCCGGCAGAGCGTGATCGGCAACCTGATGAACCCGAAGGTCACGCTGTTCTTCGTCGTGTTCCTGCCGCAGTTCGTCGATCCGCACGGCGGGCAGGGCGTGACGCTGCAGATGTTCGAACTCGGCGCGCTGTTCATGCTGCAGACGGCGGTGGTTTTCTCGCTGTTCGGCGTCGGCGCGGGCATGATCGGCGCGTGGCTGAAGCGCCGCCCGAAGGCCGGCGTGTGGCTCGACCGGATCGCCGGCGCGACGTTCATCGCGATCGGCATCCGCGTGGCGCTGAAGGACTGA
- a CDS encoding adenine phosphoribosyltransferase, producing MPHSSSGAPLDPVAFIHSQIRTVPDWPQPGVMFRDITTLLQSPKALRILVDLFVERYVDAKLDYVAGLDARGFIIAPIVAYELSVGFVPIRKVGKLPYKTRSESYDLEYGSATVEIHEDACRPGDRVIIMDDLIATGGTMMAGRNLLQRLGAEVVEGAAIIDLPDLGGSALLRNAGLPVYTVTEFAGH from the coding sequence ATGCCGCATTCGTCGTCGGGCGCACCGCTCGATCCGGTCGCCTTCATCCACAGCCAGATCCGCACGGTGCCCGACTGGCCGCAGCCGGGCGTGATGTTCCGCGACATTACGACGCTGCTGCAGAGCCCGAAGGCGTTGCGCATCCTCGTCGACCTGTTCGTCGAGCGTTATGTCGATGCGAAGCTCGACTACGTCGCGGGTCTCGACGCGCGCGGCTTCATCATCGCGCCGATCGTCGCGTACGAGCTGAGCGTCGGCTTCGTGCCGATCCGCAAGGTCGGCAAGCTGCCGTACAAGACGCGCTCGGAATCGTACGACCTCGAATACGGCAGCGCGACGGTCGAGATCCATGAAGACGCGTGCCGCCCCGGCGACCGCGTGATCATCATGGACGACCTGATCGCGACCGGCGGCACGATGATGGCGGGGCGCAACCTGCTGCAGCGGCTCGGCGCGGAGGTCGTCGAAGGCGCGGCGATCATCGACCTGCCCGATCTCGGCGGCTCGGCGCTGCTGCGCAACGCGGGATTGCCGGTTTATACCGTCACCGAATTCGCCGGCCACTGA